Proteins from one Coturnix japonica isolate 7356 chromosome 5, Coturnix japonica 2.1, whole genome shotgun sequence genomic window:
- the DLL4 gene encoding delta-like protein 4 isoform X1, translating into MRGNYINRSEGSKFPIYRALPAPAEGGAVPTRRPRSQPEGSGVYKAQDWRLEGTVAPGFTFRPTGSAALRSRRSFWGIQSERSEDESAARLRPHAAVSAFAAGNGRSDGERGWRGVSGCWPRCDGAVLCSFVQSASGSGVFQLKLHEFVNSRGALASGEPCAPHCRTFFRVCLKHFQTVVSPGSCTFGSIITPVLGVNSFSIRDTERFDSPIKLPFNFTWPGTFSLIIQAWHAPANYLPQGSRPPPEEWLISQMAIQRSLAVGEVWSQDVQSGPLTQLRYSYRVVCSENYYGESCSRLCKRRDDRFGHYVCEADGSLTCLPGWTGEYCTKPICLSGCAEQNGYCTKPGECICRSGWQGRYCDECIPHIGCRHGTCKTQWQCICDEGWGGLFCDQDLNYCTHHRPCKNGATCMNTGQGSYTCSCKPGFTGVDCEHEISECDSNPCRNGGSCTDMENGYRCVCPPGYYGAHCEHSALTCIDSPCFNGGTCLEKEQGASYTCVCPFGFTGSNCEKKVDRCTSNPCANDGNCFYLGQIRVCRCRAGFSGQKCEININDCARNPCSNGGTCHDLINDYTCTCLPGYSGRNCDIKTRDECASGPCENGGTCYSGLYSANFVCYCPSGFMGSRCELPVYSVPITLPPKPVPWIAISMGVGLVALLILFCMIAMVIRQMRMHPQQDLETMNNLSDFQKDNLIPASQLKNTNKNKDLEVDCGLEKSNYKPKNHKLDYNLVKDLTSRGTQEDKYYKSEKCLGEKSPLRLHSEKPECRISAICSPRDSMYQSVFVITEERNECIIATEV; encoded by the exons ATGCGAGGCAACTATATAAACCGCTCGGAGGGAAGCAAGTTTCCCATTTACCGAGCGCTGCCGGCCCCCGCCGAAGGAGGAGCCGTCCCGACGAGGCGTCCCCGTTCCCAGCCCGAGGGCTCTGGAGTTTATAAAGCGCAGGATTGGCGCCTCGAGGGCACGGTCGCACCTGGATTTACCTTCCGGCCGACGGGCAGCGCCGCTCTCCGCTCTCGGAGGAGCTTTTGGGGAATACAGAGCGAGCGGAGCGAGGATGAGAGCGCGGCGCGCCTGCGGCCTCACGCTGCTGTTAGTGCTTTTGCAGCAGGTAACGGTCGCAGCGACGGCGAGAGGGGCTGGCGAGGTGTCAGTGGGTGCTGGCCGAGATGTGACGGGGCTGTGTTGTGTTCCTTTGTGCAGAGCGCGTCCGGCTCCGGCGTCTTTCAGCTGAAGCTGCACGAGTTCGTCAACAGCCGCGGGGCGCTGGCCAGCGGTGAGCCCTGCGCCCCGCACTGCCGCACCTTCTTCCGCGTCTGCCTCAAGCACTTCCAGACGGTGGTGTCACCGGGCTCCTGCACCTTCGGCAGCATCATCACCCCGGTGCTGGGGGTCAACTCCTTCAGCATCCGCGACACGGAGCGGTTCGACAGCCCCATCAAGCTGCCCTTTAACTTCACGTGGCCG GGGACCTTCTCGCTCATCATCCAGGCCTGGCACGCGCCCGCTAATTACCTGCCGCAAG GCTCGCGGCCGCCGCCGGAGGAGTGGCTCATCAGCCAGATGGCCATCCAGCGGTCACTGGCGGTGGGTGAGGTCTGGTCTCAGGATGTGCAGAGCGGCCCGCTGACCCAGCTGCGCTACTCCTACCGCGTGGTCTGCAGCGAGAACTACTACGGAGAGAGCTGCTCCCGTCTCTGCAAGCGCCGCGACGACCGCTTTGGGCACTATGTCTGCGAGGCGGATGGCAGCCTCACCTGCCTGCCCGGCTGGACCGGCGAGTACTGCACCAAGC CCATCTGTCTGTCTGGATGTGCCGAACAGAATGGATATTGCACCAAACCCGGAGAGTGCAT CTGTCGTTCTGGTTGGCAAGGCCGCTACTGCGATGAATGCATTCCCCACATAGGCTGCCGCCACGGGACTTGTAAAACACAATGGCAGTGCATATGTGATGAAGGATGGGGTGGCCTCTTCTGTGATCAAG ATCTGAACTACTGCACTCATCACAGACCATGTAAAAACGGAGCAACCTGCATGAACACCGGCCAGGGCAGCTACACGTGTTCATGCAAACCTGGCTTTACTGGTGTTGACTGCGAACATGAGATCAGCGAGTGTGACAGCAATCCCTGTAGGAACGGCGGTAGTTGCACG GACATGGAGAATGGTTATCGCTGTGTCTGCCCCCCTGGCTACTATGGAGCTCACTGTGAGCACAGCGCTTTGACGTGTATCGATTCTCCGTGCTTCAATGGAGGCACATGCTTGGAAAAAGAACAAGGGGCCAGCTACACTTGTGTTTGCCCTTTTGGTTTCACGGGGTCAAACTGCGAAAAAAAAGTAGACAGGTGCACAAGCAACCCATGTGCAAATG atgGTAATTGCTTTTACCTTGGCCAGATTCGTGTGTGTCGTTGTCGGGCTGGCTTCTCTGGTCAGAAATGTGAGATTAACATCAATGACTGTGCCAGGAATCCATGTTCCAACGGGGGAACTTGTCATGACCTGATCAATGACTATACCTGCACGTGCTTGCCAGGCTATAGCGGCAGGAACTGTGACATCAAAACCAGAGATGAATGTGCTTCTGGGCCATGTGAGAATGGAGGCACATGCTACAGTGGACTTTATAGTGCCAACTTTGTCTGCTACTGTCCTTCTGGCTTCATGGGCAGCCGTTGTGAATTACCAGTTTATTCAGTGCCCATTACACTTCCTCCTAAACCAGTCCCCTGGATTGCAATATCCATGGGAGTGGGGCTGGTGGCTTTGCTCATACTGTTCTGCATGATAGCAATGGTCATCAGGCAGATGAGGATGCACCCACAGCAGGACTTGGAGACGATGAACAATCTGTCTGACTTCCAGAAGGACAATCTCATTCCAGCTTCCCAGCTCAAAAAtaccaataaaaataaagacctCGAAGTGGACTGTGGGCTAGAGAAGTCAAATTATAAACCCAAGAATCATAAACTGGACTACAATCTGGTAAAAGATCTGACGAGTAGAGGGACACAGGAAGATAAATATTACAAAAGTGAAAAGTGTTTAGGAGAGAAGTCGCCACTTCGACTACACAG TGAAAAGCCTGAATGTAGAATATCAGCGATATGTTCTCCGAGGGATTCAATGTACCAGTCTGTCTTTGTGataacagaagaaaggaatgagTGCATCATAGCCACAGAG GTATAA
- the DLL4 gene encoding delta-like protein 4 isoform X2, with amino-acid sequence MRARRACGLTLLLVLLQQSASGSGVFQLKLHEFVNSRGALASGEPCAPHCRTFFRVCLKHFQTVVSPGSCTFGSIITPVLGVNSFSIRDTERFDSPIKLPFNFTWPGTFSLIIQAWHAPANYLPQGSRPPPEEWLISQMAIQRSLAVGEVWSQDVQSGPLTQLRYSYRVVCSENYYGESCSRLCKRRDDRFGHYVCEADGSLTCLPGWTGEYCTKPICLSGCAEQNGYCTKPGECICRSGWQGRYCDECIPHIGCRHGTCKTQWQCICDEGWGGLFCDQDLNYCTHHRPCKNGATCMNTGQGSYTCSCKPGFTGVDCEHEISECDSNPCRNGGSCTDMENGYRCVCPPGYYGAHCEHSALTCIDSPCFNGGTCLEKEQGASYTCVCPFGFTGSNCEKKVDRCTSNPCANDGNCFYLGQIRVCRCRAGFSGQKCEININDCARNPCSNGGTCHDLINDYTCTCLPGYSGRNCDIKTRDECASGPCENGGTCYSGLYSANFVCYCPSGFMGSRCELPVYSVPITLPPKPVPWIAISMGVGLVALLILFCMIAMVIRQMRMHPQQDLETMNNLSDFQKDNLIPASQLKNTNKNKDLEVDCGLEKSNYKPKNHKLDYNLVKDLTSRGTQEDKYYKSEKCLGEKSPLRLHSEKPECRISAICSPRDSMYQSVFVITEERNECIIATEV; translated from the exons ATGAGAGCGCGGCGCGCCTGCGGCCTCACGCTGCTGTTAGTGCTTTTGCAGCAG AGCGCGTCCGGCTCCGGCGTCTTTCAGCTGAAGCTGCACGAGTTCGTCAACAGCCGCGGGGCGCTGGCCAGCGGTGAGCCCTGCGCCCCGCACTGCCGCACCTTCTTCCGCGTCTGCCTCAAGCACTTCCAGACGGTGGTGTCACCGGGCTCCTGCACCTTCGGCAGCATCATCACCCCGGTGCTGGGGGTCAACTCCTTCAGCATCCGCGACACGGAGCGGTTCGACAGCCCCATCAAGCTGCCCTTTAACTTCACGTGGCCG GGGACCTTCTCGCTCATCATCCAGGCCTGGCACGCGCCCGCTAATTACCTGCCGCAAG GCTCGCGGCCGCCGCCGGAGGAGTGGCTCATCAGCCAGATGGCCATCCAGCGGTCACTGGCGGTGGGTGAGGTCTGGTCTCAGGATGTGCAGAGCGGCCCGCTGACCCAGCTGCGCTACTCCTACCGCGTGGTCTGCAGCGAGAACTACTACGGAGAGAGCTGCTCCCGTCTCTGCAAGCGCCGCGACGACCGCTTTGGGCACTATGTCTGCGAGGCGGATGGCAGCCTCACCTGCCTGCCCGGCTGGACCGGCGAGTACTGCACCAAGC CCATCTGTCTGTCTGGATGTGCCGAACAGAATGGATATTGCACCAAACCCGGAGAGTGCAT CTGTCGTTCTGGTTGGCAAGGCCGCTACTGCGATGAATGCATTCCCCACATAGGCTGCCGCCACGGGACTTGTAAAACACAATGGCAGTGCATATGTGATGAAGGATGGGGTGGCCTCTTCTGTGATCAAG ATCTGAACTACTGCACTCATCACAGACCATGTAAAAACGGAGCAACCTGCATGAACACCGGCCAGGGCAGCTACACGTGTTCATGCAAACCTGGCTTTACTGGTGTTGACTGCGAACATGAGATCAGCGAGTGTGACAGCAATCCCTGTAGGAACGGCGGTAGTTGCACG GACATGGAGAATGGTTATCGCTGTGTCTGCCCCCCTGGCTACTATGGAGCTCACTGTGAGCACAGCGCTTTGACGTGTATCGATTCTCCGTGCTTCAATGGAGGCACATGCTTGGAAAAAGAACAAGGGGCCAGCTACACTTGTGTTTGCCCTTTTGGTTTCACGGGGTCAAACTGCGAAAAAAAAGTAGACAGGTGCACAAGCAACCCATGTGCAAATG atgGTAATTGCTTTTACCTTGGCCAGATTCGTGTGTGTCGTTGTCGGGCTGGCTTCTCTGGTCAGAAATGTGAGATTAACATCAATGACTGTGCCAGGAATCCATGTTCCAACGGGGGAACTTGTCATGACCTGATCAATGACTATACCTGCACGTGCTTGCCAGGCTATAGCGGCAGGAACTGTGACATCAAAACCAGAGATGAATGTGCTTCTGGGCCATGTGAGAATGGAGGCACATGCTACAGTGGACTTTATAGTGCCAACTTTGTCTGCTACTGTCCTTCTGGCTTCATGGGCAGCCGTTGTGAATTACCAGTTTATTCAGTGCCCATTACACTTCCTCCTAAACCAGTCCCCTGGATTGCAATATCCATGGGAGTGGGGCTGGTGGCTTTGCTCATACTGTTCTGCATGATAGCAATGGTCATCAGGCAGATGAGGATGCACCCACAGCAGGACTTGGAGACGATGAACAATCTGTCTGACTTCCAGAAGGACAATCTCATTCCAGCTTCCCAGCTCAAAAAtaccaataaaaataaagacctCGAAGTGGACTGTGGGCTAGAGAAGTCAAATTATAAACCCAAGAATCATAAACTGGACTACAATCTGGTAAAAGATCTGACGAGTAGAGGGACACAGGAAGATAAATATTACAAAAGTGAAAAGTGTTTAGGAGAGAAGTCGCCACTTCGACTACACAG TGAAAAGCCTGAATGTAGAATATCAGCGATATGTTCTCCGAGGGATTCAATGTACCAGTCTGTCTTTGTGataacagaagaaaggaatgagTGCATCATAGCCACAGAG GTATAA